The DNA sequence CAGAAGATGCAGAAATAGCGATTGCCAATAAAGCGATTGAGCGCAGAACCGGTGCTCGTGGCTTGCGGTCCATCATGGAGGGCATTCTGCTCGACACCATGTTTGAGCTGCCGGCTCTGGAAGGCGTTGAGGAGGTTGTAATTTCCGCTGAGGTCGTCGAAGGCGATGCGCAACCGCTCTATATCTATTCCGAACGCTCGGGTGACGTAGAGACAAGCGCCTGATCTGCGAAAATATTTTCCATAATATCTATTGAAATGGCCTTGAAAGCTTTTGCCTTCAGGGCCATTTCTCTGTTAATCGACATGAAATGCGCTGATTTGGATGATAATCAGCCTGAATTGCGCGAATCCGACTAGTTTTATGGTCAGCATTCGTTCAGCAATCCTATGGCATACTTCTGAGAAATTCAGGACCTGGGTGAGCGCAGGCAATGCACCAAAGCGGCCTCCAGAAACAACAAGGTTTCCAATATGAGTGACAATCACGACGAACCTCAAAACGAAGCAGTGGCACAGGACTCAAGCGAAGATGCGCCGGAGTTTACCGGTGGTGTGTTGCCTGTACTGCCTCTTCGCGACATCGTCGTATTTCCACATATGATCGTGCCGCTCTTCGTCGGTCGGGCGAAATCGGTCCGTGCACTTGAGGAAGTGATGCAGGACGACAAACAGATCCTGTTGGTCGCTCAAAAAGACCCAGGTGATGATGACCCAAATCCAAGTGACATTTATGATGTCGGCACGGTGGGGCAGGTTCTGCAACTCCTGAAATTGCCCGATCAAACCGTGAAGGTTTTGGTGGAGGGAACGACCCGTGCGCGGGTTGAGCGCTTCACCGGTCGGGAAGACTTCTTTGAAGCAGAAGTAACACCAGTCCCTGACACAGATGCTGATGATGAGCGGCTTGAAGCACTCGCGCGGACTGTCACAGGACACTTCGAAAACTATGTAAAGCTCAACAAGAAGGTGCCACCAGAAGTTCTGGGGTCTGTGACACAGATCGAAGACTACGCGAAGCTGGCAGACACCATTGCGAGCCATCTCAACATCAAGCTCGAAGAGAAGCAGGAACTTCTCGAGATTGCGAGCACCGCTGAGCGGTTAGAGCGCGTCTATTCCATGATGGAAGGCGAGATTTCTGTTCTCAATGTTGAGAAGAAAATCCGCAGCCGCGTGAAACGCCAGATGGAGAAAACGCAGCGCGAGTATTATCTCAACGAACAGATGAAGGCGATCCAGAAGGAACTGGGCGGGGCCGATGGCGAAGATGGCCGCGACGAACTGCACGAACTGGAAAGCCGGATCGAGCAAACGAAGCTTTCAAAAGAAGCCCGCGAAAAAGTCGATGCAGAAATGCGGAAGCTCAAACAGATGAGCCCCATGTCTGCCGAAGCGACCGTGGTTCGGAACTATCTCGACTGGATCCTTTCAATTCCTTGGAACAAGAAAGGTCGGGTCAAAAAAGACCTGTCTAAAGCTGAAGAGATTTTGGATGCGGATCACTATGGCCTGGAGAAAGTCAAAGAACGCATCGTTGAATATCTCGCTGTCCAGCAACGGGCCAATAAGCTGAAAGGTCCGATCCTTTGTCTTGTAGGGCCTCCTGGTGTGGGTAAGACATCGTTGGGCAAATCCATCGCCAAAGCGACCGGTCGTGAATTCGCCCGCCTGTCACTTGGTGGGGTGCGCGACGAAGCAGAAATCAGAGGACACCGTCGTACATACATTGGCTCCATGCCCGGTAAGGTCATCCAGTCGATGAAGAAGGTGAAGAATTCCAACCCGCTCTTCCTGCTCGATGAAATCGACAAGATGGGTGCGGATTTCCGGGGTGATCCTTCGTCTGCTTTGCTCGAGGTGCTCGATCCGGAACAGAACAACACCTTCATGGATCACTATCTTGAGGTTGAATATGACCTCTCGAACGTGATGTTCGTAACGACAGCGAATACGCTCAACATTCCAGGTCCCCTGATGGACCGGATGGAGATTATCCGGATCGCTGGGTACACTGAAGACGAGAAGGTGGAGATCACCCGTCGTCACCTGATCCCCAAGGTCATGAAAAACCATGGTCTGAAGGCAGAAGAGTGGACCATCGACGATGAAGGCCTGCTGGAGCTGGTCCGGACATATACCCGCGAAGCAGGGGTCCGGAGCTTGGAGCGGGAAGTCTCGAACTTGTGCCGCAAGGCGGTCAAGGAACTCATCACCACAGAGAAGACGGCGATCAATGTCACCATAGACAACCTCGCTGATTATGCTGGGGTCGCTAAGTTCCGCCACGGTGAGATTGACGGAGAAGATCAGGTTGGCGTCGTGACAGGCCTGGCCTGGACGGAAGTCGGCGGCGAGCTGCTGACGATTGAGGGCGTTGAAATGCCTGGCAAGGGCCGAATGACGGTCACAGGCAACCTCAAAGACGTCATGAAAGAGTCTATCTCTGCAGCGAGCTCTTACGTGAAATCACGTGCAACGACGTTTGGTGTGGAGCCGCCGGTCTTTGACCGCAAGGACATCCACGTCCACGTGCCAGAAGGGGCAACCCCGAAGGACGGCCCAAGCGCGGGTGTCGCAATGGCGACCACCATCGTGTCGATCATGACGGGCATTCCGATCCGCAAGGATGTGGCGATGACTGGCGAAATCACCCTGCGTGGGCGGGTTCTGCCGATCGGCGGCCTTAAGGAGAAGCTGCTTGCAGCGCTTCGTGGTGGCATCAAAACGGTTTTGATTCCGAAGGACAATGCCAAGGATCTTGCTGATATTCCCGACAATGTGAAGAATCAGCTGGAAATTGTGCCGGTGGAGACCGTCGATGAGGTCTTGGTACGTGCTCTGACCTCCATGCCGGAAGCGATTGAGTGGGATGAGGAAGCCTACGCAGCGCAACAAGCAGAACGCGGCGTACAAAACACATCAGCTGAGGGGCTTACTGCCCACTAAATAAACAGAAAAAGCGCTTTTCGACCTGGGGATTCCAGTGAGATCAGCGCTTTTTTTCTGCCCATCGTTCGCACCTGCAATATAGCGATGATTATCTGAAAACTCGCAGAATTCTGCGCATTTCTGCGCTTAATTCTTTGACCCCGCTCAGGGAGGGTGTTTACACTTTTCCCTGATCTCCTGGGGATTCGCTCCCCGCAGCCTAGAGGGGCCGAACGTGAATAAGAACGATCTCATTGCCGTCATTGCTGATCAGACTGGTCTGGCAAAAGGCGACGCCACAAAAGCCGTCGACTGCGTATTTGATACAATCACCTCCACCCTGAAGGGGGGCGATGAAGTCCGCCTGGTTGGGTTTGGCACTTTTAATGTAACGCGACGGAACGCTTCTGAAGGCCGCAATCCGCGGACCGGTGAGAAGATCCAGATCCCGGCATCGAACCAGCCAAAATTCAAAGCTGGTAAGGGCCTAAAGGACGCTGTGAACAGCTAACGCTTTCCGGTTTGGAACCACCAAGCCTGAGAACGCAAGAAGGTCGGCGGAAGCCGGCCTTTTTTGTTGGGAGCTCTTAGCTCTGCATGTCCTCTTCGCCATCAGCCCGAGGGTCAAGCTCCAGCGGTGCCGCAGTGGTTTGACTGATGGGCACGGCAACAAAGTCCTCTTTTTCATCTTCCGGCACCGCCTCGCGGGCAAGGATGCGTGCGAGCACGAAAAAGATGAACAAGCCGGAGGACACCGCAGACAATGCGAAGACCGAGCCGATACCGAAGAGCGGGATGAGGCCAGAGATGGCGAGGGGCCCCGTCATCGCACCCACTGCGAAGACGAGTGTGAGGCCGCTTGCCACAAGCACAAACTGGTGCGGCGCCGCGTGGTCATTCGCTTGTGCGACACACAGGCCATAAAGCGAGAGTGCAAATGCGCCAAAGGCAAAGGCGCCGAGATAGATGCCAGAGGTTCCCACCTGTCCGGGAGCAAGGCTGAGATAGGCCGCTGTGAGCGCGACTCCGGCAAGAACAAAGATCAGAACCCATCGACGATCGATCTTATCGGACAATCGACCAACGGGGACCTGCAGCAAGGCACCACCTAGAATAGCGAGCGTCATGAAAAAGGAGACGCCCTGAATGTCGAGCCCGACTTCTCTCGCGTATACTGGCCCTAGCGCCCAGAATGGGCCGTTGACCAGCCCAACGATGAAGCAGCCCATCACACCAACCGGGGAGATCGACCAGAGCTCGCTGAGCTTCACCCGTGCGGTCTCAAGCGGGGCAGGCTGCACCGCCTTTGTGAGCGAAACAGGGACAAGCGCAAAAGACGTCAGGATGGCCACAACAGCGAAGAGTTCGAAGCCACTTGGGTCAAACAGATTAAGCGCCAGCTGTCCCGCGGTAAGCGCAGCGAGGCTCACCACCCGATAGACGGCGAAGACTGTTCCCCGATTGGAATTGTCGGCCTGTTCGTTGAGCCAGCTCTCGATGATCATATAGAGACCGGCAATGCAAAAGCCTGTAGCAATCCGAAGCACGACCCAGGCTATGGGGTCTGAAAAGAGCATGTGAGCAAGTGGGGCCGCCGACGCAATCGAGGCGAAAACGGCGAACGATCTGATGTGCCCCACACGCATGATGCCCGCAGGCCCGAACAAAGCGCCGAGCATATAGCCGGCAAAATAGGCTGACCCCATGAGCCCGAGGCTGGTGGCTGAGAAGCCGTTGAGGCTTCCCCTGATAGGCAGAAGGGTTCCAAACAGGCCGTCACCCAGCAATAGGATTGCTGTGGAGAGAAACAAGGAAAAGAAAGGAGCGAGACTGCGCGTCATGGTTCATCTCCACACGGCGCATCTATCTGCGGCCGTGCGAAAGGAGGTCGGGTTTACAGTCTGCCTTTGATCTGAAATCAGGCTATGCGGCAAGCACTTTTTTGCGCTTGGGGCCAGCGCTCGGGTCAGGCGTCAGCGGTATAGTCGTTCGCCCAGGCGGCGATCTGCATTAAATGTTCAATCAAAGGACCCGACTCGGGCTCCAAAGCATAGGTGACCTGCGGCGGAGACGTGTCGACGACGGAACGGGAGACCAGACCCGCATCTTCAAGTGCGCGCAGGTTCTGCGTCATGACCTTCTGTGACAGGGTCGGGATCCTGCGACGCAGGTCGCCAAACCGGCGGGGCTCCTGAGCCAGGTTGAGAAGGATAAGCGGTGCCCAGCGATTGAGGACAACCCGCAGCAACCGCCGAATATCACATTCCGGATTAGCGCCAGCTTCTTCAACCTTTGCCCAAAAACCAGCTTCGTTCTGCCAGGTGCCTGCGTCTGGTGCCTTTCTGAGATCAATTTTTTGCATGGAAACCTAAAGGTACCTAGTTGCTTTTGGAAACTATCATCTCCAGCTTATGCGCCAGAACGGAACCGGGCAAGGAGATGGATATGGTTTGGCTAAGAAACACAGCGCTGGCATTGGTCGCATTCATGGTCATCGTAGCCCTCGCGCTTTACAGCCTGTATGGCGGTGGGGCCCCTTACTCAGACCTATCGACGGCACCGCTATTTGGTGAGGAGGCATTGGAAACCGTCTTGGCATTCCCAGAGCCTTTTGGAAATGTTGCTGCTTCGGCAGACGGTCGTATTTTTTTTACCGTCCACCCGGAATCTGGACCGACCGGTCCTGTGCTGTATGAAGTGCGCGATGGCGCAGCCATTCCATATCCGACACGGGAACTTTCAGCGACCCGCTTTGTCACCGCCCTTGGTCTCACCATTGATCAGCAGAACCGTCTCTGGGTGATTGATCATGGCAATCACGGATTCGCGGGCGCAAGCCTCACCGCGTTTGACCTTGCCAGTGGCGAAATCGTGCATGAGGTCACGTTCAACAGCGATGTCGGCGAGTGGGCGTCTTTCTTGAACGATCTGTCTGTGTCGCCAGATGGGCGCTATGTCTACATCGCTGATGTGAGCTTCTTCGGGAAGAATCCGGCGCTGGTTGTCTATGACATGGAGAATGGGGAGGCCTGGAGGGTTCTGGAAGATCACCCATCCGTCATCGCCCAGGACTGGATTATCGAAAATCCTGTGAAGACCATGACATTCTTTGGCGGGCTGATCGCGCTCAAACCCGGTGTGGATGGCATCGTGGTCGATGCGGCGGGTGACTATGTCTATTACGGTGCGATGACCCATGATGGTCTCTACCGCGTCCCGACATCTGTCCTGCATGATCGATCTGCCTCGCGCGGCATTGTAGCGGCGGCAGTCGAGAGAATGGGGGACAAGCCGCTCAGTGACGGTTTGAGTATCGACGTTGAGGGCAATGTTTACATCACAGATGTCGAGCATGGCGGGGTCGCACGCATGGCACCGGATGGTTCGCTTCAAACGCTGATCGCCAGCGACCGGATACGGTGGGCGGACGGCATTTCCTATGGCGGTGACGGCTATTACTACTTCACTGATAGTGCCATCCCGGACCAGATGCTTCAGTCAAAGTCCCATATCGAGGCGGCAGCCCCTTATTACCTCTATCGCTTCAAAGCAGACATTGAGGGCGTCCCTGGACGGTAGCGGTTACCGGTCAGGAAGGAGCCGTGGTTTGATGTCATTCACCATCACATCGAAAAAACGGTCAGGTTCTTCCCATGGCGGCGCGTGCGCGGAATTCTCGAAATAGATGAGCTCTTTGTCCGGTGCCGTCAGCCGATTGAAATAGGCTTCAGCCAGCTTAGACGGTGTCTGATGGTCATGGCGACCCAGAATGTAAAAGACAGGCATCTCAAAGGACAGGTAGGTCTGGTCGAGATTGATGTCGCCGATCTGGTCCCACAAGTGATCCATTGAGAAGAGGGCGCTTCGAACCAGATTGATGAGATCAATCAGATTGAACTCTGAAATGGAGAGGGCTGTCCAGGCGAGGTTGACCTGAGAGCGTCCATCGTGAGTGAGCCCACCGCCAAACTCAGTCAGCCACCCTCGTTGAACGATCGTTTCGTCGACGCCGTAAGGTGGTGCGCCGATTTCCGTCAATTCAGCGATCGCGGTTTCATTGCCAAGGCGTTCAGCTTCAGCCAGAGCAAACGCATAGGAATAAGTTTCATTGGCTGCCATGTCTGAGATCTGGCCCGTCCCGATATACCCTGACACTTTGCCGGGATGGGCCGCAACATAGGTTGTACCCAGAAGAGATCCCCATGAATGCCCGAGGACGGCAATTCGGTCCCGCCCGAATTTGACGCGCAAATGATCAACGACGACATCAACGTCGGCGATGATCTGGGGAAGGTTCATAGTCTCAGCGGGAGTGTCCGCATCGAAGCTCTTACCGGCGCCACGCTGATCCCAATGCACGACCACGAATTCATCCTCAAGACTGCTATTGTAGGCCCGAAACCAGGCAAACTCGCCAGCACCTGGGCCACCGTGGAGGACCAGCAGAATGGGGTTGTCTCGGTCTCGGCCCCTGGTGAGAGTCCATTGAGCGAGACCGTTCACTTCGACCCACTCTTCCTCCGCAATGCTACCGGAAACCGGGTCACCATTTGCGCCGACAAAGGCTGGGGTGGAGGTTGGCCACAACAGCCAGGTGAGCGAAACGGCAAGGGTGAGTGCAACGGCGCTGAGCAATCTGACGATGATTTTCATGGATGTCCCCGGTTTGTGACCTGGCTTGAGCATATATCAAGGCTTTTAGCCATGTATTGCGGCAAAATGGGTGCAATTGGCGCTTGACGTGGGGCGTTCCATGACTAATGTCGGCGGCGCTTCAGACACTTCTGAACGGGCGGTTAGCTCAGCTGGGAGAGCATCTCGTTTACACCGAGAGGGTCGGCGGTTCGATCCCGTCACCGCCCACCATTTTCCTTATTCCGAAAATCCAGGATCTTAAAAACACCCGCTGTTCCAAATGGGGATGTGGCAGTAGACACCCGCGCCATCAAATCCGCGTGTGAATAGTGTGATTGCCGCTCGAGATTGGGTAGGGTTTGCCAACTATTGAAATTGGCTAACCGCGTGGGCACTTAGTGTCCAATCGGAAATCAACAGGGCAGGAGCACTTCATATGAGCAGCACAGACGTTTACGTACCGCCAAAAGTTTGGACGTGGGACAGTGAAAGCGGGGGACGGTTCGCGAACATCAACCGCCCTATTGCAGGCCCCACACAGGAGAAAGAACTGCCGGTTGGAAAACATCCGTTGCAGCTTTATTCATTGGCGACGCCGAACGGCGTTAAAGTCACCGTGATGTTGGAAGAGTTGCTGGCGCTGGGGCACAAAGGCGCTGAATACGATGCCTGGCTGATCAACATTGGTGAAGGTGACCAGTTCGGCAGTGACTTTGTCGACATCAACCCGAATTCGAAGATTCCGGCCCTCATGGACCACAGCACCGAGGAGCCAACTCGGGTTTTCGAGTCTGGTGCGATCCTTTGGTACTTGGCTGAGAAGTTTGATGCCTTCCTGCCCAAAGATCACAAGAAACGCACAGAGTGCATGTCCTGGCTCATGTGGCTCATGGGCAGCGCACCATATCTCGGCGGTGGCTTTGGTCACTTTTACGCTTACGCACCAGAGAAGTACGAGTACCCGATCAACCGCTTCACGATGGAAGTGAAACGCCAGCTTGACGTTTTGGACCGTCATTTGGCCGACAATCAATTCCTGGCAGGCGATGAATATTCAATCGCTGATATGGCAACTTGTCCCTGGTATGGCGCACTGGCCAAAGGGTTGCTCTACGAGTCCAAAGAGTTCCTTGATGTGGCCTCCTACAAAAACGTGAACCGCTGGACCGACGAAATCTTCACCCGTCCAGCTGTAAAACGCGGTCAGAAAGTAAACCGCGTATGGGGCGAAGAGAGCAGCCAGGTTCCTGAGCGTCATGACGCAAGCGATATCGACGCCAAGGACTAACGTGACGAATTTGGGTGCTCTATTTCTTGAGGGTCATGGAGATCACAACAAGCAGAGCACCCAATACCGCAAGGCTGGCGGATGCTAGAAAAGCGTAGGCGCCAAACATCGCCGCGAGCCAGCCAAAAGAAACCAATGCCAGGATTGCGATGCCGGATTGCAAAATCCCAAAGAAGCTTTGTGCCTGGGCCGCGATACTCTCGTCGGTCACATCTGCGATGAAATGAGTGCAGGCGAGGAAACCCAGCGCATAGGTAAGTGCCTGGAGAAGCTGCAACCCAAAAAGAATGGGAACGGAGGGCGAGAAGGCGAAGGCTGTCCACCGAACCACCGCGACCAGGCACGACGCCACGATGAGTACACGCGGTGTGATACGACCAGCAAACCGCTTAAACCCGACAAACATGCCAAGCTCTGCGACGCTACCAACGACGATCAGGAGTCCGATTGTGCTCTCGGCAATGCCCTGCTCGTGCCAGAGCAGACCGAGGAAGCCGTTCAATACAAAATGCGTTGAATGGACCAGAGCCCATCCAAGCAGCGGAAAGAGAAACCAGGGACGCAGAACATCGCGCAGTGAGTCTGTGTGCCGCGATGCTTTGAGAGCCTCTCTGGTTTCACGAAACCGCGGCAGGCCAAACGCCGTGGCAGCTCTCAGCAAAGACAGACCAACAAAGATCGGGACAAACGCAGTGATACCAATCTCTGCGATAGCAAAGCCCGCGACAAAAATCGTGAGCATGTAGCCGATGGTTTTCCAGGCATAAAGATGACTGAATTCAAATCCTACCCGTCGCCCAAGTCGGATGGAGGCAGCATCGACGACAGGCAGAATGGCCATTTGGGAAACAACGCAAACTGTCCAGACGATCAGAATGCCGACATACCCCTCAGCAAAGAAGAGGCCTAAGGGAAGGACGCCAGATATGACGGCTCCGACAACGATGACTGGCCGCCAGTCAGGTGCTTGGTCCGCGACACGCCCGACGGCAACGCCAATAAACAAGAGGACAATAAGGGGGGCTGAGGTGATGAAGCCGATTTGCTCAGGTGTGATTCCCTTATGCGCAAACCAGATACCGACAAAAGCGTTGATGACGCCCACACTCATTGAGTGAACGAAATAATATGTGGTTACGCGCACTGCGGGCGTGAGCCGCGTAGGCACATTGAATAGAGACATTTTTTTGAAGAACCAGAAAGAGCGCGATGTGAATACATGCGCAAAGCCCGACATTGCTGTTGGCAACGGGCGACACACCTTCACCCCTACTTTTGGGGCAAAGGTCGATGAGGTCTTTTCTGGCGTGTTATCTTAGCATCTGTCCACTCTAGGCAAATGCCGGCACTTCAGCAAGTCACCTAGGTGTCGGGGCGTATTGGTCCTCTATGAACAATTTCTTTGTAAAGGTCGGAGGTGCTGCTGTGGTTTCTCCTGTTGGGGAGCAACCAGACGACTGAGGATGTCTCTATTAGCTGCAGAAAGTTCTGGCGCGACCCGGCAAGCAGACGTTTGGAGCACCGCGCTGGAAAGGCAGGGACTCCACGGCTTCCCTTTAGAAGCTGGCAATATTCTGCGAAGTGGGGCTTTGAGAGACCTTCATGTCCCATGCGTCGAACATCGTCGGCGTCGTACCGCATGGCTTTGCTCGCAGTCATCCCACGCAGGCCTTCATGAAGGGGCTCATAGAAACACATGAAGCGGAGGTCTGCGCGAAAGGCGTTGAAAATTGCAGTGCTGCCGGTGCGCCACTGCGTGTGGCAGAAAATGGCACCAGGCAAGAGGGGGAGGGGCGGCGTCATCTGGCATATCGACTCGAATGCCCAATCGCCGCCGCAAACAACACGCCAATTGGTAGGATTCCCGCTACCCATGGCGGTATGCGTGCCTCATCGCTCGTTCATTCAACGTTGGTTGCTGGTTCTCCGTCGTTCTACGGGCAAATTTCTCTCCAGACCCTGAGAGGTGGTGCATTGCTGGCCTGGTCGACGGGCCAATGCAGGTGAATCGCCAAACCGGGCAACGAAATACCCTGCCAGTCCCGTCAATCACGAGGCTCAGCCGTCAAATCGAAGGCCTCAACCCTAGGCTTCATAAGGAGAAGCAAATAAACGCAGAAATCAGCCATTCGCTGCTTGACAGATTCTAGGGCCTGCCGTACATCACCGCATCCCCGAAGGCGTTTCGCCTTCGTTTTAGGGGGTGTAGCTCAGCTGGTTAGAGCGCTGGCCTGTCACGCCAGAGGCCGCGGGTTCGAGTCCCGTCACTCCCGCCATTTTTTCTCAAAAATGTGCGGAATGATCTTCCCGGGTTCCGGGTGGAATCGGCTCCAATGCCGATCAATTTGAACCTCCGCGAGCCGGACCTGCGAGTGGTTCTTAAACGCTCGCTCCTGCGCGGCAAAAAGCCTCAAAAATCTGTGCATTTTAGCGTGTTTTTGACGTGCTCAGTCGTTTGACTTGGGGCAGGCGAGGGCTATACTCCGCGCGATTTTAGAGGGGCAACAAGCGAGAATCACCCAGTCTTCGCAGACGCGAAAACAATGGTGTGGTTTCCGCAGACAGGTCAGGCCAGACCACCACACTAGGCCAGACCATTCAGGTGCTGAAAATGGAACAGCTCTTAAGCGAGTATCTGCCGATCGTGATTTTTCTCGGTCTGTCGGCCGTCATATCTATTGCGTTGTTGATCGTCCCATTTGTGATTGCCCCATCGAACCCGGACCCGGAAAAACTCTCTGCATATGAGTGTGGGTTTGACGCTTTCGACGACAGCCGCATGCGTTTTGACGTGAAGTTTTATCTTGTCGCGATCCTATTCATCATTTTTGACCTGGAAGTCGCCTTCCTCTTCCCATGGGCGGTATCCCTTGGCGATGTCGGCCTGTTCGGATTTTGGTCAATGATGGTGTTCCTTGGCGTGCTGACAATCGGCTTTATCTACGAGTGGAAGAAAGGCGCCCTCGAATGGGATTGAGAGTAACGGGACTGAGCCTTTTTCGCCGTCAGATGTGTGGAGTGCGCGTATGACCACTAGTCCAATCATTACCGATGCTCCAAAAGGCGTCATTGACCCAAAGACCGGTGCGCCTGTTGGGGCTGATGACCCGTTCTTCAAGCAGATGTCAGATGAACTTGCTGACAAGAACTTTCTCGTCACATCATTAGACAATCTGATCAATTGGTCCCGTACGGGCTCATTGATGTGGATGACCTTCGGTCTGGCCTGCTGCGGCGTTGAGATGATGCAAACGAACATGCCGCGTTATGACCTTGAACGGTTTGGCACAGCACCGCGCGCCAGTCCGCGTCAGTCGGATGTGATGATCGTGGCCGGAACGCTGACAAACAAAATGGCGCCTGCGCTTCGCAAGGTTTACGACCAGATGCCAGATCCCCGCTACGTGATCTCGATGGGGTCATGTGCCAATGGCGGTGGCTACTATCACTATTCCTATTCAGTTGTACGCGGGTGCGACCGGATTGTTCCGGTGGACATCTATGTTCCTGGATGCCCTCCGTCTGCTGAAGCTCTGCTCTATGGCATCCTTGCCTTGCAGCGGAAAATCCGACGCACTGGGACGATCGAACGTTAGAAGAATACCGCAATGGTGAGCTGTTCTTGCCATGGTGACCACATTGTTAGAGATGCAAATTGTCTGAGAAAAACGACATGGACGAAAGTCTGCAAGATCTAGGGGATCATATTGCCGCCGGTTTGGGTGATGCGATTGTCTCATCAGAGGTCGACCGCAGTGAACTGACGCTTGCGACTACCGCTGGCAAGATCGTCAAGGTCCTCAAGTTCTTGAGAGACGATCCGGCATGCCACTTCTCTGTGCTGGTCGATATTTGCGGCGCTGACAATCCGGGTCGGACTAAGCGCTTCGACGTTGTGTACCATTTGCTGTCCATGCATCAGAACCAACGG is a window from the Rhodobiaceae bacterium genome containing:
- the lon gene encoding Lon protease, with translation MSDNHDEPQNEAVAQDSSEDAPEFTGGVLPVLPLRDIVVFPHMIVPLFVGRAKSVRALEEVMQDDKQILLVAQKDPGDDDPNPSDIYDVGTVGQVLQLLKLPDQTVKVLVEGTTRARVERFTGREDFFEAEVTPVPDTDADDERLEALARTVTGHFENYVKLNKKVPPEVLGSVTQIEDYAKLADTIASHLNIKLEEKQELLEIASTAERLERVYSMMEGEISVLNVEKKIRSRVKRQMEKTQREYYLNEQMKAIQKELGGADGEDGRDELHELESRIEQTKLSKEAREKVDAEMRKLKQMSPMSAEATVVRNYLDWILSIPWNKKGRVKKDLSKAEEILDADHYGLEKVKERIVEYLAVQQRANKLKGPILCLVGPPGVGKTSLGKSIAKATGREFARLSLGGVRDEAEIRGHRRTYIGSMPGKVIQSMKKVKNSNPLFLLDEIDKMGADFRGDPSSALLEVLDPEQNNTFMDHYLEVEYDLSNVMFVTTANTLNIPGPLMDRMEIIRIAGYTEDEKVEITRRHLIPKVMKNHGLKAEEWTIDDEGLLELVRTYTREAGVRSLEREVSNLCRKAVKELITTEKTAINVTIDNLADYAGVAKFRHGEIDGEDQVGVVTGLAWTEVGGELLTIEGVEMPGKGRMTVTGNLKDVMKESISAASSYVKSRATTFGVEPPVFDRKDIHVHVPEGATPKDGPSAGVAMATTIVSIMTGIPIRKDVAMTGEITLRGRVLPIGGLKEKLLAALRGGIKTVLIPKDNAKDLADIPDNVKNQLEIVPVETVDEVLVRALTSMPEAIEWDEEAYAAQQAERGVQNTSAEGLTAH
- the hupB gene encoding DNA-binding protein HRm is translated as MNKNDLIAVIADQTGLAKGDATKAVDCVFDTITSTLKGGDEVRLVGFGTFNVTRRNASEGRNPRTGEKIQIPASNQPKFKAGKGLKDAVNS
- the ycaD gene encoding putative MFS-type transporter YcaD → MTRSLAPFFSLFLSTAILLLGDGLFGTLLPIRGSLNGFSATSLGLMGSAYFAGYMLGALFGPAGIMRVGHIRSFAVFASIASAAPLAHMLFSDPIAWVVLRIATGFCIAGLYMIIESWLNEQADNSNRGTVFAVYRVVSLAALTAGQLALNLFDPSGFELFAVVAILTSFALVPVSLTKAVQPAPLETARVKLSELWSISPVGVMGCFIVGLVNGPFWALGPVYAREVGLDIQGVSFFMTLAILGGALLQVPVGRLSDKIDRRWVLIFVLAGVALTAAYLSLAPGQVGTSGIYLGAFAFGAFALSLYGLCVAQANDHAAPHQFVLVASGLTLVFAVGAMTGPLAISGLIPLFGIGSVFALSAVSSGLFIFFVLARILAREAVPEDEKEDFVAVPISQTTAAPLELDPRADGEEDMQS
- the hxlR gene encoding HTH-type transcriptional activator HxlR, whose translation is MQKIDLRKAPDAGTWQNEAGFWAKVEEAGANPECDIRRLLRVVLNRWAPLILLNLAQEPRRFGDLRRRIPTLSQKVMTQNLRALEDAGLVSRSVVDTSPPQVTYALEPESGPLIEHLMQIAAWANDYTADA
- a CDS encoding major royal jelly protein, whose amino-acid sequence is MVWLRNTALALVAFMVIVALALYSLYGGGAPYSDLSTAPLFGEEALETVLAFPEPFGNVAASADGRIFFTVHPESGPTGPVLYEVRDGAAIPYPTRELSATRFVTALGLTIDQQNRLWVIDHGNHGFAGASLTAFDLASGEIVHEVTFNSDVGEWASFLNDLSVSPDGRYVYIADVSFFGKNPALVVYDMENGEAWRVLEDHPSVIAQDWIIENPVKTMTFFGGLIALKPGVDGIVVDAAGDYVYYGAMTHDGLYRVPTSVLHDRSASRGIVAAAVERMGDKPLSDGLSIDVEGNVYITDVEHGGVARMAPDGSLQTLIASDRIRWADGISYGGDGYYYFTDSAIPDQMLQSKSHIEAAAPYYLYRFKADIEGVPGR
- the pip gene encoding proline iminopeptidase, coding for MKIIVRLLSAVALTLAVSLTWLLWPTSTPAFVGANGDPVSGSIAEEEWVEVNGLAQWTLTRGRDRDNPILLVLHGGPGAGEFAWFRAYNSSLEDEFVVVHWDQRGAGKSFDADTPAETMNLPQIIADVDVVVDHLRVKFGRDRIAVLGHSWGSLLGTTYVAAHPGKVSGYIGTGQISDMAANETYSYAFALAEAERLGNETAIAELTEIGAPPYGVDETIVQRGWLTEFGGGLTHDGRSQVNLAWTALSISEFNLIDLINLVRSALFSMDHLWDQIGDINLDQTYLSFEMPVFYILGRHDHQTPSKLAEAYFNRLTAPDKELIYFENSAHAPPWEEPDRFFDVMVNDIKPRLLPDR
- the yghU gene encoding disulfide-bond oxidoreductase YghU — protein: MSSTDVYVPPKVWTWDSESGGRFANINRPIAGPTQEKELPVGKHPLQLYSLATPNGVKVTVMLEELLALGHKGAEYDAWLINIGEGDQFGSDFVDINPNSKIPALMDHSTEEPTRVFESGAILWYLAEKFDAFLPKDHKKRTECMSWLMWLMGSAPYLGGGFGHFYAYAPEKYEYPINRFTMEVKRQLDVLDRHLADNQFLAGDEYSIADMATCPWYGALAKGLLYESKEFLDVASYKNVNRWTDEIFTRPAVKRGQKVNRVWGEESSQVPERHDASDIDAKD